One window of the Kwoniella dejecticola CBS 10117 chromosome 3, complete sequence genome contains the following:
- a CDS encoding riboflavin synthase, alpha subunit codes for MFTGLIEHIATVSSIQDPSSLTSSSSNDKDGFIMTLSDSAAILDDCHIGDSICLNGACLTVTQFDQDSFQVNLAPETLRRTNLGELKVGDKVNCERAMSATARYGGHSVQGHVDSTAKIISKIPDGDSIRYQFQLEPETTLLPYITEKGYITIDGASLTITNVQEEENSFGIMLIQHSQGKLTLTKKEVGDKVNIEVDITGKYILGSTSKIEAIVDRLLEKKLKERGL; via the exons atgTTCACCGGCCTC ATCGAGCACATAGCGACAGTCTCCTCGATCCAAGACCCCTCCTCattgacctcttcctcgagcaATGACAAAGATGGCTTCATCATGACGCTCAGCGACTCAGCGGCAATACTAGACGATTGTCATATAGGCGATTCGATCTGCCTCAATGGCGCCTGTTTGACAGTCACACAATTCGATCAAGATTCTTTCCAGGTCAATCTTGCTCCCGAGACTTTACGGCGTACGAATCTCGGCGAGCTGAAAGTGGGCGACAAAGTCAACTGCGAAAGGGCTATGAGTGCTACGGCGCGATATGGCGGACATTCGGTGCAG GGCCACGTCGACTCAACCGCCAAAATAATATCCAAAATCCCCGACGGCGATTCTATTCGGTATCAATTCCAACTCGAACCCGAGACAACGCTGTTACCGTACATCACTGAGAAGGGGtacatcaccatcgatgGAGCTTCATTGACTATAACCAACgtccaagaggaagagaataGTTTCGGGATCATGTTGATTCAGCATTCGCAAGGCaagttgaccttgaccaaGAAAGAGGTAGGGGACAAAGTGAACATCGAGGTGGATATTACGGGGAAATATATCTTGGGAAGTACGAGTAAGATCGAAGCGATCGTCGATAGGTTAttggagaagaaattgaaagaaCGAGGACTGTAA
- a CDS encoding calcium/proton exchanger has protein sequence MSAPPPTSHSNDEEEDSHSIVQSASSPTQTIRQSNLGSQSTAAQTFAEILKSPAPQSGPEEGTMSSGLAAAPELKRSGSQQQQEALGKGRPGSLHSQQQDEQRPNPISTPQPAPSSSQYHAALSPGRASSIRSFTTATEDEDYYDAQNRPRSALPGAQSLESTPRGGIGSQRGPPATAFGSSFGSPNTTWGERPGNSNAGSMPRPPRNPRFLSSGMYQAPPGSMSRSASRARPVLQQRESVVRVDKDRDRKDGDREDEEVEDRGAELIKQRQKERRQARKKKAHLELEKRLAAEAEAEGLTPLATPDLSAPTTGLPDERFQTQQQRGGPGTTSRSISRSRAPSSDRRRYPSEAGYFPRPASLAGTETPRDGGLSPRDDFLRAPSVHSAQGDEEDQESIAADQASIVDEIVHDVVEEEIGGEHGTDVEDEDEDDEGDGGDEGVTLRDRQDALNIEHPFGLPIWKPALYRKSRSVTRNAESALHSIPSAAAERHLLPGNILWVLLFGWWLALACFFVAVLVSAAEVLGGGRGGYGKTLRGLAWYIGWPFGKYVEGEGAPEEDPDNSDDEDESARPTRRSDYGTWTSRSSSSVSPTPKARVTSDGASSNFTIRNTPSRDSLGLHAGLPDEPIRPSLAPTSPAGASSSTIRGADGHDRQPTVTFSPNVKVKDMLDDERTSLLGNGKHEPKGFRRPRNKKAKFLGRLVYWPGFFLVVAPIMSFVCILCWFFVITIPMAKLTWALLNLLYHRPLEINFRSAPKVVVPIPTGNTPHGSPDSSEGSGTGSGSTTLQGEDGSPSGYTMKRAHLTAGQVAPTSGPRSTVLLCTYRAVGLQYYKYTVGGVNIMFINLLPLVFFVIIDGLFILPFVEKLEHKHLPISPLLKLITSQALIFVLSLASVIPLSYFIGMAVASISAQSSIGMGAVINATFGSIIEIILYSIALIQGKGRLVEGSIVGSILAGVLLMPGVSMCSGAFKRKEQKFNAKSAGVTSTMLIMAIIGTLTPTMFYQTYGSFELHCEGCPTPAQHNISILPDSSLQMTGGAKGSNNMWMCDHCYYEHPDPQNDPFYQDQVETLMYGCAAILLFSYLIGLWFSLRTHAAQIWQNPQQLMKNDEASAAIQAMHPAVKATLTQRITPQAVMQHILPLHKANVAGNSPHQSRSVGGSPKASISRLPSHVGYRPSPVLEEGPLEGDATAQAGSSTEGNNKDRSASNTFNLPAGYTPFLESVDKDLKNSQTHLTPMRLPSSLTTEDFTRAVAVATVSALRHQGSIIGSSSQSGSAQKSRPAIHNHDTTGPQTAGQMTASNSAKGNWQDDEEQGHGGHEAPSWTRGVSAGVLLGCTLLYAIIAEILVDVVDVVLQGSGIDEKFLGLTLFALVPNTTEFMNAMSFALNGNIALSMEIGSAYALQVCLLQIPAMVAFSALYQPDKMGDVVDTFTLIFPRWDVIAIILSIFLLTYTYIEARSNYHRGSILVLAYIVLIMGFYYAPIRSQGDTEPDMVYGPEMLEDLKTGLGVSITKLWA, from the exons ATGTCTGCGCCACCCCCAACGTCCCATTcaaatgatgaagaagaagattcaCATTCAATCGtacaatcagcatcatcgccGACTCAGACTATCCGACAATCGAACTTGGGTTCTCAATCTACTGCAGCTCAAACTTTCGCTGAGATTCTGAAATCACCAGCACCGCAATCGGGACCAGAAGAAGGCACGATGTCAAGTGGTTTAGCGGCTGCACCAGAGCTGAAGAGATCAGGTAGtcagcagcaacaagaaGCTTTGGGAAAAGGTAGACCTGGATCATTACACTCCCAACAGCaagacgag CAACGTCCCAATCCCATCTCTACCCCACAACCGGCTCCATCGTCAAGCCAGTATCACGCGGCGTTATCACCCGGAAGAGCGTCATCAATACGCTCATTCACGACGGCgacggaggatgaagacTATTACGATGCACAGAATCGACCGCGATCGGCTTTACCAGGTGCACAGAGTTTAGAATCTACCCCTAGAGGTGGTATCGGTAGTCAAAGAGGACCACCCGCCACGGCTTTCGGAAGCAGTTTTGGATCTCCAAATACGACATGGGGAGAGCGTCCTGGCAACTCTAACGCAGGCAGCATGCCGCGACCTCCTCGGAATCCAAGATTCCTCTCGAGCGGGATGTACCAGGCTCCACCAGGCAGTATGTCTCGCTCTGCGTCAAGAGCTAGACCAGTGTTACAGCAGCGTGAAAGTGTAGTCAGGGTGGATAAGGACAGGGACCGGAAGGATGGTGATcgggaggatgaggaagtggAGGATCGGGGcgccgagctgatcaagcaaaGGCAGAAGGAGCGAAGACAAGCtagaaagaagaaagctcaCTTGGAATTAGAAAAGCGATTAGCcgctgaagcggaagctgagggCTTGACACCGCTTGCTACCCCTGATCTCAGCGCTCCTACGACTGGACTGCCCGATGAAAGGTTCCAAACTCAACAACAGCGGGGCGGTCCGGGAACAACCAGTAGATCCATTTCGAGGTCAAGAGCTCCAAGTTCGGATAGAAGACGGTACCCGAGCGAAGCGGGATACTTCCCCCGACCAGCCAGTTTAGCGGGTACGGAAACTCCAAGGGACGGAGGTCTTAGCCCACGAGACGACTTCCTTCGTGCGCCATCCGTACACTCGGCTCaaggcgacgaagaagatcaggaatCGATAGCGGCTGACCAAGCTAGTATCGTCGACGAGATCGTGCATGATGtcgtcgaggaggagattgGTGGCGAGCATGGGACTGATgtagaagacgaggatgaggatgatgaaggagatggcGGTGATGAAGGCGTCACTCTCCGAGATCGACAGGAC GCTTTGAATATAGAACACCCATTCGGTTTACCAATCTGGAAACCAGCTCTATATCGAAAATCGCGTTCAGTGACTCGTAACGCCGAATCAGCTCTTCACTCAATCCCGTCTGCCGCCGCAGAACGACACTTGCTCCCAGGCAATATCCTGTGGGTCCTTTTATTTGGCTGGTGGCTCGCTTTGGCATGTTTCTTCGTTGCAGTGCTTGTGAGCGCCGCCGAAGTCCTGGGTGGTGGTCGAGGCGGGTATGGTAAAACACTGCGGGGTCTTGCATGGTACATCGGATGGCCATTCGGAAAATACGTGGAAGGCGAAGGCGcacctgaagaagatccggatAATtcagacgatgaagacgaatCAGCTAGACCAACAAGAAGGTCGGATTACGGTACTTGGACGAGCagatcgtcttcttccgttTCACCCACTCCAAAGGCTCGAGTCACCTCTGATGGCGCTTCATCCAATTTCACAATCCGTAACACCCCTAGCAGAGACTCTCTTGGACTACATGCTGGGCTGCCTGATGAACCTATTCGACCTTCATTGGCCCCTACATCCCCCGCCGGAGCCTCGTCAAGCACCATCAGGGGGGCAGATGGCCATGACAGACAACCGACCGTCACTTTCTCACCGAATGTTAAAGTCAAGGACATGCTCGACGACGAACGTACATCTCTCTTAGGTAACGGTAAACACGAGCCGAAGGGTTTTCGGAGACCCCGAAACAAGAAAGCAAAATTCTTGGGAAGACTCGTCTACTGGCCTGGATTCTTCTTGGTCGTCGCGCCCATCATGTCTTTCGTTTGTATACTATGTTGGttcttcgtcatcaccaTACCAATGGCTAAACTCACCTGGGCCTTACTCAATCTCCTCTATCACAGACCCCTGGAAATCAATTTCAGATCTGCCCCCAAAGTCGTTGTTCCGATACCGACCGGTAATACTCCTCATGGGTCACCCGACTCTAGTGAGGGCTCTGGAACAGGATCTGGCTCGACAACTTTGCAAGGCGAAGACGGTTCTCCATCCGGGTATACAATGAAACGAGCACATCTGACAGCTGGTCAAGTCGCCCCGACTTCCGGACCTCGATCAACTGTCCTACTATGTACATACCGTGCAGTAGGTTTGCAGTACTACAAGTACACGGTTGGAGGTGTCAacatcatgttcatcaacCTGCTTCCATTGGTATTTTTCGTGATCATCGATGgcttgttcatcttgcctttcGTTGAAAAGCTTGAACATAAGCATCTGCCTATATCGCCactcctcaagctcatcacCTCCCAAGCATTGATCTTTGTCTTGTCACTTGCGTCAGTCATTCCGCTATCTTACTTTATCGGTATGGCAGTAGCTTCGATTTCGGCGCAATCTTCGATCGGTATGGGCGCTGTGATCAACGCCACCTTCGGTtccatcatcgaaatcatcctcTACTCTATAGCGCTGATACAAGGAAAAGGTAGACTGGTGGAGGGTTCGATTGTCGGCAGTATCTTAGCGGGTGTGCTACTCATGCCTGGAGTGTCAATGTGCAGTGGCGCtttcaagaggaaagaacaGAAATTCAATGCGAAATCTGCTGGTGTGACCAGTACGATGTTGATCATGGCTATCATCGGTACTCTGACTCCCACCATGTTCTACCAGACTTACGGATCG TTTGAATTGCATTGCGAAGGATGTCCCACGCCGGCGCAACACAAtatttccattcttcctgATTCTAGCCTCCAAATGACAGGTGGTGCCAAAGGCAGCAATAACATGTGGATGTGTGATCATTGCTACTACGAGCACCCTGATCCCCAGAACGATCCTTTctaccaagatcaagtggagaCCCTCATGTATGGCTGCGCAGCAATCCTCCTTTTC TCTTACCTGATAGGTCTATGGTTCTCACTCCGAACACACGCCGCTCAAATCTGGCAGAATCCACAACAGCTCATGAAGAACGATGAGGCATCCGCAGCGATCCAAGCGATGCACCCTGCAGTAAAAGCCACCTTGACTCAACGAATAACCCCTCAAGCGGTAATGCAACATATCTTACCGTTACACAAAGCCAATGTAGCGGGTAACAGTCCTCATCAATCCCGATCAGTCGGGGGTTCACCGAAAGCAAGTATAAGTCGATTACCGAGTCATGTTGGATATAGGCCGTCCCCAGTACTGGAAGAAGGTCCATTAGAAGGAGATGCAACTGCTCAAGCAGGATCTTCGACCGAAGGCAATAATAAAGATAGATCCGCTTCAAATACGTTCAACCTCCCAGCTGGATACACGCCTTTCCTTGAATCGGTCGATAAAGATCTGAAGAATTCTCAGACCCACCTCACTCCTATGCGATTACCTTCCAGCCTGACTACCGAGGATTTCACCCGAGCAGTGGCGGTAGCTACGGTCAGTGCACTCCGACACCAGGGCTCGATCATTGGAAGTAGCTCTCAGTCTGGTTCAGCTCAAAAGTCGCGTCCCGCCATTCATAATCATGATACGACGGGACCACAAACAGCTGGGCAGATGACTGCTTCGAATAGCGCGAAAGGGAATTGgcaagatgacgaggagcAAGGTCATGGTGGTCATGAAGCCCCTTCTTGGACCAGAGGGGTATCAGCGGGTGTGCTATTAGGATGTACACTTCTTTACGCTATCATTGCTG AGATCCTGGTGGACGTGGTGGATGTGGTACTCCAAGGATCGGGTATCGACGAGAAATTCCTGGGATTGACCTTGTTCGCCCTCGTACCGAATACGACGGAGTTCATGAATGCCATGTCATTCGCATTGAACGGCAACATCGCGTTATC GATGGAGATTGGTTCGGCGTACGCTTTGCAAGTCTGTCTCCTGCAAATTCCGGCTATGGTAGCTTTCTCGGCACTGTATCAGCCGGATAAAATGGGTGATGTGGTCGATACTTTCAC ATTGATCTTCCCCCGATGGGATGTGATAGCTATAAtcttatcgatcttcctttTGACTTACACATATATAGAAGCTAGAAGTAATTATCATAGAGGATCTATCCTTGTCTTAGC CTACATCGTCCTGATCATGGGATTCTATTATGCGCCAATCCGTTCACAGGGAGATACGGAACCTGATATGGTATATGGCCCAGAAATGCTTGAGGATCTGAAGACTGGGTTAGGAGTATCAATCACTAAATTGTGGGCTTAG